In Leptospira congkakensis, the DNA window CATTTGTAGAACAATTCATAATAAAAAATGTCAAAATAAAGATCGGAACTAAACTTTTCAATTTGATGTTTCTATGGTTTGCACTGAATATTAAAACAAACTGTGTTAACGGAACCAATTGTTATTTAACATTGTCCAAATCTAACAAGAACAATCGGATATTCTCTTTCGCTGCATATTCGTTTGCTCGGTTCGCTCTGTAGACTCCAATCAACGTTTCCTCCATTGTTGCAGTTCCTATCGAGTAAATTTCTTTGTTGTATACTTGTATGTTATTCTCATTGTATAGGATGTACCTAACAGTTAGGGAATGAGTGAAGTCTATTCCAAACCAAGGATGATCCCAATTGGTGATTTCAACTTCCAGTCTCCAATGGTTAGAGTTGTTATCTGAAATTTTTTGAAATTTTTCAGAATTTAGAACGGAATTTTTGATAGCTTGGGTAAAATTCTCGTTAGAAATTTTCGGTATCCAGAATGGTAATGTGATTTCCCCACCTTTGGATTCATTGATAAATATTTCGTTATTGATTTTATTGTTAGCTTTTACGCTGGAAACAACCATTTTATCAACTCGTGCAGGGATGGCGCAGTTCAATAATGTCAAGGTTGTGATTGAGTAGATTAGTTTTTTCATGGTGGTTCCTTAGTGATAAGATTTGTTTAAATTGCAATCCCTGCATAAAATGAAATGAACATATACTCGCTGTTCGGTTTATTTCGATCTCTTAAGATGAGTTGATCGGTAACATAACGGCTTGGTAAACCGTTGTAATACCCTGGATCAAAAGTATAATGTTGGTTTGTTTTTCCAGAATTCATGACTCCATATTCGAACTCAGTTCCCAAAATAAAATATTCGAAGATTTCTTTTCGATAACCAATTCCAGCGGAAGCAAAATGACGATCGGAATAAATTGTGCTTTTTGAATATGGTATTAGCTGTAAGTTATTCCCTTGAAATTGTAAAAAGTTTTTTTCTTCAATTCTATACCCTTTTTCCAAACCAAGATTGATGCTTCCGTAAACATTTCCGCCGAAAAAGTATTGAGTTCTAAAAACAAAATATTCACCTTCCCTTGTTTTTTTATATTCTTGAGTCCCTGATGAATTTCTTGGTGCCGTATAAGCAAGTATTCCTCTCTCTTCTGGATTTTCTCCTCGACTATAAGAAATACCCATATATAGGTTATTGGTAAGTCCATAGAGAGCTGTAAGAGTTTTCTTCTCGGGTCTAGTTCTGAACGGGTATTCCGTGTATCTTGATAAATATACCGGAGTGATGTAGATATGGAAATTTTTTCTTTCATTGTTTGGTTCCGGGTTGGTATCCGGTTCCGCTTGGATTTCAAAAGTGAAAAGCATTATGCAAAAGAATAATGCTGAGAATGTGTATTTAGTTTTTTTCTTCATTGTAAGGTTTGCTCTCTTGCGTATTTTGTTTCTTATTTGGGTGACCAATATACCGATTTAATTAGCGTAACATTCTTTTAAATGGTTATAGATATGGGTATCGCTATTTTTTATATAAAGGAGTTTTGATTTTGTTAATTTCTATTCCGAGTGCAACAGCATCTGATCGATTATTTTCTCCAACTATTCCTTCGAATCCATTGAACAAATGAATATTAAAATTAGTGAAAAACCGGTCTTTGATAGTTTTGGCAATAGTGGATTTTCCTTTTCCATTTTTGCCATAAATATAGTTTATTTTATTTGAAATCGTAAGTATAACGCTGTTTTCTGTGAATCTTTCGGAATAACTAGATAAGTTAATTTTTAAATCGGTCACGTTCGTTTTCTCGAAAGTTTTTAAAATTCCGTGTAACTCGTAATATTCGACTTCCCCACCTAATAAAGTAAACGATTATATTCGTTTTTTTGTATGGGTTTTGAGGTTTTTATCGCAATTTTTTGTATGAAGCCCGCGACCTACTACCATCGATTATATGGGGTTTTGTTTGTGAAGTTTTAATTCCTTTCTTTGGTCTCTTATCCAAATTGCAGCAGATATCCATTGTTGTCGTGAATGGCAAACTCTCGCATCCCATAATCAAAGTTTTCAATCGGGTAACAGACTTTAGTTGTTTTGTAAACTTTTCCCCAGATTTCGTCCACATTCTCTGTATGTAAATAGAAGGAACCTGTAAAAGAAGGTTTTTCAAATGGGATATGATCGTTTGGCTTACTAATCATAATTTCTGCTTGGTCCAGTCGTAGTTTTGCCCATCCCCATTCGGGTTCTTTTGTTAAACATTCAAAACCAATTGTCTTTACATAAAAGTCAATGGTTCCTTTTATATCGTTCGTGTAAATCATGGGAGTTAGGCTATTTATTTTCATACCTACCGAAATATGATTCAGATTATCATTTTCTCAAGTATAAAAAATTAAAGCTTTTCTAATGATTCGTTGAAGCCAAAATAATAGATTTGATTGATTTACGGAGGATGTTTAGTCGGATTTTGTTTTTGAATGAAGTGTTAATTTTTTATTTGTATTGCTGTCTGCTAACAGAAATATGAATTATAAAAGGTAAAGGTTTAAGTTTGTATACACTCATTCGTTTTGAAAATGTAGAACTAGCACATATCCAAGTAGAGAAGGGTGGATTGAAATCTTTCCCTTGTGGATTTGATCCTTCCAAACATACGATGGAAAAATCGTCGTTACGATTGGATCTAAAAAAAATTAGAGTGGCTGTGGCAAAATCTGCTAACGCTGACTCTGATATTTGTGGAACCTGCGTGGGCGCTTTGTATTCAAATTAACCAATAGATTTGCTATTTTCTACGTCTTTTGATTTCTGTGATATCATATGAGACTCATTGGCATAGATAAAGACAATATTGATAATGAACATATTTGTTGTGCAATTGGAAACGATCTAAAAAATAAAACGAGAGCAGAATCCAAAAAACAATGGATGCGGGATCGTTTTGATGAGGGTCTTATCTTCAAACGTTTAGATGAAAGGGGGAAGGTATTCATCGAATATATACCCATAGAGAAAGTCTGGAAACCCATTCGTGGCAAAAATTT includes these proteins:
- a CDS encoding VOC family protein, with amino-acid sequence MKINSLTPMIYTNDIKGTIDFYVKTIGFECLTKEPEWGWAKLRLDQAEIMISKPNDHIPFEKPSFTGSFYLHTENVDEIWGKVYKTTKVCYPIENFDYGMREFAIHDNNGYLLQFG